One Spinacia oleracea cultivar Varoflay chromosome 4, BTI_SOV_V1, whole genome shotgun sequence DNA segment encodes these proteins:
- the LOC110777832 gene encoding DNA polymerase epsilon catalytic subunit A-like: MAGVITYTGAKIIQNARLLVEKIGRPLELDTDGIWCALPGSFPKNFTFKTKDSKRKLTISYPCVMLNVDVARTNTNDQYQTLKDPVNRTYATHSEAQLSLKWTALTRP; encoded by the exons ATGGCTGGGGTTATCACTTATACAGGAGCCAAAATCATTCAAAATGCTCGCTTATTGGTTGAGAAAATTGGTCGACCACTTGAGCTAGATACAGATGGAATCTGGTGTGCATTACCCGGTTCATTTCCTAAGAACTTCACCTTCAAAACAAA AGATTCAAAGAGGAAGCTGACAATCTCTTATCCATGTGTGATGCTTAATGTAGATGTAGCGAGAACTAATACAAACGATCAGTACCAG ACACTGAAGGATCCTGTCAATAGAACATACGCAACACATAGTGAAGCACAATTGAGTTTGAAGTGGACGGCCCTTACAAG GCCATGA